In Streptomyces dangxiongensis, one DNA window encodes the following:
- a CDS encoding PhoH family protein has product MVTSTKRHKPDRRTYVLDTSVLLADPNALTRFDEHEVVLPIVVVTELEAKRHHPELGYFARQALRLLDDYRVKHGRLDAPIPIGELGGTIRVELNHSDPSVLPSGYRLGDNDSRILAVARNLQAEGYDVTVVSKDLPLRIKASSVGLLAEEYRAELAITENSGWTGMSELTLPGEQVDILFEEGHVYVPEAADLPVHTGLTIQSERGKALGRVTADGNIRLVRGDREAFGIKGRSAEQRIALDLLLDPDVGILSMGGRAGTGKSALALCAGLEAVLERRQHQKVMVFRPLYAVGGQELGYLPGSESEKMSPWAQAVFDTLSAVTSREVIEEVTARGMLEVLPLTHIRGRSLHDAFVIVDEAQSLERNVLLTVLSRIGANSRVVLTHDVAQRDNLRVGRYDGVVAVVEKLKGHPLFAHVTLTRSERSQIAALVTEMLEDGHI; this is encoded by the coding sequence GTGGTGACCAGCACAAAGCGCCACAAGCCAGACCGGCGCACCTATGTCCTCGACACCAGCGTCCTGCTGGCCGACCCGAACGCTCTGACCCGCTTCGACGAGCACGAGGTCGTGCTCCCCATCGTGGTGGTCACGGAACTGGAGGCCAAGCGGCACCATCCCGAACTCGGCTACTTCGCCCGCCAGGCCCTGCGCCTGCTGGACGACTACCGGGTGAAGCACGGCCGCCTCGACGCCCCCATCCCGATCGGGGAACTCGGCGGGACGATCCGTGTCGAGCTGAACCACTCGGACCCCAGCGTGCTGCCCAGCGGCTACCGCCTGGGGGACAACGACTCCCGCATCCTCGCGGTCGCCCGCAACCTCCAGGCCGAGGGGTACGACGTCACCGTCGTGTCGAAGGACCTGCCGCTCAGGATCAAGGCATCCTCGGTCGGCCTCCTCGCCGAGGAGTACCGGGCCGAACTCGCCATCACGGAGAACTCCGGCTGGACCGGCATGTCCGAACTCACCCTCCCCGGTGAGCAGGTGGACATCCTCTTCGAGGAAGGGCACGTGTACGTCCCGGAGGCCGCCGACCTCCCCGTGCACACCGGACTGACCATCCAGTCCGAGCGCGGCAAGGCGCTCGGCAGGGTCACCGCCGACGGCAACATCCGCCTGGTGCGCGGGGACCGGGAGGCGTTCGGCATCAAGGGCCGCAGCGCCGAGCAGCGCATCGCGCTCGACCTGCTGCTCGACCCGGACGTCGGCATCCTGTCGATGGGCGGCCGGGCCGGCACCGGCAAGTCGGCGCTGGCGCTGTGCGCGGGCCTGGAGGCGGTCCTGGAGCGCCGCCAGCACCAGAAGGTGATGGTCTTCCGCCCGCTGTACGCGGTCGGCGGGCAGGAGCTGGGCTATCTGCCGGGCTCCGAGTCCGAGAAGATGAGCCCCTGGGCGCAGGCCGTCTTCGACACCCTCTCCGCGGTCACCAGCCGCGAGGTCATCGAGGAGGTCACCGCGCGCGGGATGCTCGAGGTGCTCCCGCTCACCCACATCCGCGGACGCTCGCTGCACGACGCGTTCGTGATCGTGGACGAGGCGCAGTCGCTCGAACGGAACGTGCTGCTGACCGTCCTGTCCCGGATCGGCGCCAACTCGCGGGTGGTGCTGACCCACGACGTGGCACAGCGGGACAACCTGCGCGTCGGCCGTTACGACGGTGTGGTCGCCGTGGTCGAGAAGCTGAAGGGGCACCCCCTCTTCGCGCACGTCACCCTCACGCGTTCCGAGAGGTCCCAGATCGCGGCGCTCGTGACCGAAATGCTGGAGGACGGTCACATCTGA
- a CDS encoding isoprenyl transferase, giving the protein MNLRDKLRGLLVRLYARRVEGHLDHAQVPKHIGVIMDGNRRWAKASGSSTVHGHRAGAEKIEEFLGWCSETDVEVVTLWLLSTDNFDRPRDELVPLLGIIEDVVRTLAADGRWRVHHVGTLDLLPAGMQRTLKEAEEATAHIDGIVVNVAIGYGGRQEIADAVRSMLLDAHDKGVPMAELADSVDVDMIGRHLYTRAQPDPDLVIRTSGEQRLSGFMLWQTAHSEYYFCEVFWPAFRKVDFLRAMRDYAARHRRYGG; this is encoded by the coding sequence GTGAACCTGCGCGACAAGCTGCGCGGCCTGCTCGTCAGGCTCTACGCACGCCGGGTGGAAGGCCACCTGGACCACGCTCAGGTGCCCAAGCACATCGGCGTCATCATGGACGGCAACCGCCGCTGGGCGAAGGCGAGCGGCTCCAGCACCGTCCACGGGCACCGGGCCGGTGCCGAGAAGATCGAGGAGTTCCTCGGCTGGTGCTCCGAGACCGACGTCGAGGTCGTCACCCTGTGGCTGCTGTCGACCGACAACTTCGACCGGCCGCGGGACGAGCTGGTCCCCCTGCTCGGCATCATCGAGGACGTCGTCCGCACCCTCGCCGCCGACGGCCGCTGGCGCGTCCACCACGTCGGCACCCTGGACCTGCTGCCCGCGGGCATGCAGCGCACCCTGAAGGAGGCCGAGGAGGCCACCGCCCACATCGACGGCATAGTCGTCAACGTGGCCATCGGCTACGGCGGCCGGCAGGAGATCGCCGACGCCGTGCGCTCCATGCTGCTCGACGCCCACGACAAGGGCGTGCCGATGGCGGAACTCGCCGACTCCGTCGACGTCGACATGATCGGCCGGCACCTGTACACCCGCGCCCAGCCCGACCCCGACCTGGTGATCCGCACCAGCGGTGAGCAGCGGCTGTCCGGATTCATGCTCTGGCAGACGGCGCACTCCGAGTACTACTTCTGCGAGGTCTTCTGGCCGGCCTTCCGCAAGGTCGACTTCCTGCGCGCCATGCGCGACTACGCCGCACGTCACCGCCGCTACGGCGGCTGA
- a CDS encoding GNAT family N-acetyltransferase, translating into MSDVHDTVVLRDVLDEDLEVLFAYEHDPEAVRRSTFTPRPRDDFLRHWRERVLPDPDCLVRTVTAGGEVAGSVVSWTVGGRRFLGYWLGRPYWGRGIGTRALGLFLELERVRPLYADPFSGNAASVRLLERHGFERVGTVRHGEREHTLLALGAAAPTT; encoded by the coding sequence ATGAGCGACGTACACGACACGGTGGTCCTGCGCGACGTCCTGGACGAGGACCTGGAGGTCCTCTTCGCCTATGAGCACGACCCGGAAGCCGTCCGGCGTTCGACGTTCACCCCCCGGCCGCGGGACGACTTCCTCCGGCACTGGCGGGAGCGGGTGCTCCCGGACCCGGACTGCCTGGTGCGGACGGTCACGGCCGGCGGGGAGGTCGCCGGGAGCGTCGTGTCGTGGACCGTCGGCGGGCGCCGGTTCCTCGGGTACTGGCTCGGGCGGCCCTACTGGGGCCGCGGCATCGGCACCCGTGCCCTCGGCCTCTTCCTGGAGCTGGAGCGCGTACGTCCGCTGTACGCCGACCCGTTCTCCGGCAACGCCGCCTCCGTCCGGCTGCTGGAGAGACACGGCTTCGAGCGGGTCGGCACGGTCCGGCACGGGGAGCGGGAACACACGCTGCTGGCCCTCGGGGCGGCCGCCCCGACGACCTGA
- a CDS encoding LLM class flavin-dependent oxidoreductase: MTALGVVFRPQLPPERLRAVARLADEVGLEEELWLWEDCFLEGGVSMAAAALAWTERVRIGIGLLPVPLRNVAVTAMEAATLERLFPGRAVLTVGHGVQDWMGQVGARADSPLGLLGEHLDALRALLRGERVSVRGRYVRLDDVALDWPPRRPVDVLAGGTGPRTLRLSGAKADGTLLTAATSVDGVRRARRLAEEGRREAGRDGHHRVVVYLLAATGAGADARLRAELAAEGVASVPDVGVAGDAAAVAGAVRRLAEAGADTVVLQPTADEPDPEGFVRFAAEEVRPLLP; encoded by the coding sequence ATGACTGCACTCGGTGTCGTGTTCCGTCCCCAGCTCCCGCCCGAGCGGTTGCGGGCCGTCGCCCGCCTCGCGGACGAGGTGGGGCTGGAGGAGGAGCTGTGGCTGTGGGAGGACTGTTTCCTGGAGGGCGGGGTGTCCATGGCCGCCGCCGCGCTCGCCTGGACCGAGCGGGTGCGGATCGGCATCGGCCTGTTGCCCGTGCCGCTCAGGAACGTGGCCGTCACCGCGATGGAGGCCGCAACCCTGGAGCGCCTGTTCCCCGGCCGGGCCGTCCTGACCGTGGGCCACGGGGTGCAGGACTGGATGGGGCAGGTCGGGGCCCGGGCCGACTCGCCGCTCGGTCTGCTCGGTGAACATCTCGACGCGCTGCGCGCCCTGTTGCGCGGGGAACGGGTGAGTGTGCGCGGCCGGTACGTCCGACTGGACGACGTCGCCCTCGACTGGCCCCCGCGGCGCCCGGTCGACGTACTCGCCGGCGGTACCGGCCCCCGTACGCTCCGGCTCTCCGGTGCGAAGGCCGACGGCACCCTCCTGACGGCCGCCACCTCCGTGGACGGCGTACGGCGGGCCCGACGGCTCGCCGAGGAGGGGCGGCGGGAGGCCGGGCGCGACGGCCACCACCGGGTCGTCGTCTACCTCCTGGCCGCCACGGGGGCGGGCGCCGACGCCCGGCTGCGCGCCGAACTCGCCGCCGAGGGGGTGGCGTCGGTACCGGACGTGGGGGTGGCGGGGGACGCCGCCGCGGTGGCCGGGGCCGTGCGGCGCCTCGCGGAGGCCGGAGCGGACACCGTCGTCCTCCAGCCGACCGCGGACGAGCCCGACCCGGAGGGCTTCGTGCGCTTCGCCGCCGAGGAGGTCCGGCCGCTGCTGCCGTGA
- a CDS encoding OmpA family protein, giving the protein MTTTPRLALTAAVLLLTVYTHGATAVADDAGPSTPPGTAPSPAAPVKVDPTDPDLKLPEGATLAQAKVLDIKSVVEDQSGDERREDTNADVTFALQAEVLFGKDSSELGGEAKARVSVIVEEIRKQHATRVRVFGFTDDLGSSAHGDTLSRQRANAVQAVLDQDLNDPAVTFDVRGYGEQYPIADNSTEAGRKKNRRVEVSFPRTQQ; this is encoded by the coding sequence GTGACCACCACACCCCGTCTCGCGCTCACCGCCGCTGTCCTCCTGCTCACCGTGTATACGCACGGCGCGACAGCGGTCGCCGACGACGCCGGTCCCAGCACCCCTCCCGGCACCGCCCCCTCCCCCGCCGCCCCCGTGAAAGTCGACCCCACCGATCCGGATCTGAAGCTTCCGGAGGGGGCCACGCTGGCGCAGGCCAAGGTGCTGGACATCAAGTCGGTCGTGGAGGACCAGAGCGGGGACGAGCGGCGGGAGGACACCAACGCCGACGTGACCTTCGCCCTCCAGGCGGAGGTGCTGTTCGGCAAGGACAGCTCCGAACTCGGCGGTGAGGCGAAGGCCCGCGTCTCCGTCATCGTCGAGGAGATCAGGAAGCAGCACGCGACCCGCGTCCGAGTGTTCGGCTTCACCGACGACCTCGGCTCCTCGGCCCACGGCGACACCCTCTCCAGGCAGCGCGCCAACGCCGTACAGGCCGTCCTCGACCAGGACCTGAACGACCCGGCGGTCACCTTCGACGTCCGCGGCTACGGCGAGCAGTACCCCATCGCCGACAACTCCACCGAGGCCGGCCGGAAGAAGAACCGCCGGGTCGAGGTGTCCTTCCCGCGCACCCAGCAGTGA
- a CDS encoding pilus assembly protein TadG-related protein yields the protein MTPPRHDAGQAFPIYLTVVAGLLFLALAYLAVGQGAVNRSGAQTAADAAALAAAQNARAQLTDDWVQVLSDPAKWQDVFDGRAAIDDPCWRAGQLAAQNDARLSACQSPESLTYEVDVETNRSVGRSVVPGTEDFRSTASATAVVDPLCTFEPPDKGGKGDALPRLSCDGRTWDPDPDDPAGLPKPEDLFDVHLGRLTSER from the coding sequence CTGACTCCTCCACGACACGACGCAGGGCAGGCCTTCCCCATCTACCTCACGGTGGTGGCAGGCCTGCTCTTTCTTGCTCTGGCCTACCTCGCGGTCGGTCAGGGCGCGGTCAACCGGAGCGGTGCCCAGACGGCCGCCGACGCGGCAGCGCTCGCGGCGGCCCAGAACGCCCGTGCCCAGCTCACGGACGACTGGGTGCAGGTGCTGTCCGACCCGGCGAAGTGGCAGGACGTCTTCGACGGCAGGGCAGCGATCGACGACCCGTGCTGGCGGGCCGGACAGCTCGCCGCGCAGAACGATGCCCGTCTGAGCGCCTGTCAGTCACCGGAGTCGCTGACGTACGAGGTCGACGTGGAGACCAACAGGTCCGTCGGCCGTTCCGTCGTACCCGGAACCGAGGACTTCAGGTCCACGGCGTCCGCAACCGCCGTGGTGGATCCGCTCTGTACCTTCGAACCTCCCGACAAGGGGGGCAAGGGTGACGCGCTGCCCCGGCTCAGTTGCGACGGCAGAACCTGGGATCCGGACCCGGACGACCCAGCGGGACTCCCGAAGCCCGAAGACCTCTTCGACGTCCATCTGGGCCGACTGACAAGCGAACGATGA
- a CDS encoding Flp family type IVb pilin, protein MSRWFHTTVAYLRSRAARDDRGQTAVEYLGIIAVVVAIVLAITGTSIGQSIYDAITQKIAQVTGG, encoded by the coding sequence GTGAGCAGATGGTTCCACACCACCGTCGCGTACCTGCGCTCCCGTGCGGCCCGCGACGACCGGGGGCAGACCGCGGTGGAGTACCTCGGCATCATCGCCGTGGTCGTGGCGATCGTGCTGGCGATCACGGGTACGAGCATCGGTCAGTCGATCTACGACGCGATCACCCAGAAGATCGCCCAGGTCACCGGCGGCTGA
- a CDS encoding response regulator produces the protein MRASHSEPRPGFPPSAPAPPPLRLLIADDNPVVRAGLTALLSDRPDTTVVAEATDGREAYEAALRHRPDVILLDVRMPGVDGISALPHLARLAPVMMLTYSHETETVREALRLGAGGYLVHGEFTTEQLVRAVRDVREGRPHVTPGAARALLTGLSEDAPAHHTGQPPPELTNFSTESLSQLQCPVGQSFRPRFRLSTREAEIMDLIASGMTNQQIAAACFISEKTVKNHINHIFAKLHSTTRSQATAKWLGVS, from the coding sequence ATGCGGGCCTCGCACAGCGAACCCCGGCCGGGCTTCCCGCCGTCGGCGCCGGCCCCACCGCCGCTGCGGCTGCTGATCGCCGACGACAACCCCGTGGTCCGCGCGGGACTGACGGCCCTGCTGTCGGACCGCCCGGACACGACGGTGGTGGCGGAGGCGACGGACGGCCGCGAGGCGTACGAGGCGGCGCTGCGGCACCGGCCGGACGTCATCCTCCTCGACGTCCGGATGCCCGGAGTCGACGGAATCTCGGCGTTGCCCCACCTGGCACGGCTGGCCCCCGTCATGATGCTCACCTACAGCCACGAGACGGAGACCGTACGGGAGGCGCTGCGGCTGGGAGCGGGGGGATACCTGGTGCACGGCGAGTTCACGACGGAGCAGTTGGTGCGGGCGGTACGGGACGTACGGGAGGGACGGCCGCATGTCACACCGGGTGCGGCACGCGCCCTCCTTACCGGCCTCAGCGAAGATGCACCAGCACATCACACCGGGCAACCTCCCCCGGAACTAACCAATTTCTCGACCGAATCGCTTTCGCAGTTGCAATGCCCTGTGGGACAGTCGTTCCGACCGCGGTTCCGGCTGAGTACGAGGGAGGCGGAGATCATGGACCTCATCGCGTCCGGCATGACCAACCAGCAGATCGCCGCCGCCTGCTTCATCAGCGAGAAGACGGTCAAGAACCACATCAACCACATCTTCGCCAAGCTCCACAGCACCACGCGCTCCCAGGCGACGGCGAAGTGGCTGGGGGTGTCCTGA